In one window of Candidatus Sulfuricurvum sp. RIFRC-1 DNA:
- a CDS encoding HAMP domain-containing sensor histidine kinase has product MNDNRYALKNAFLYTMLVAVLLLVPTYLYVTYMKYVYEIQYEFKLKRQSHLILRSMEEFDPKEKQAFDYPRFRSFQSGLYDLHFKPIFTLIQSEVGIQKTGYHIQNGYASLVVALPERRYFDASYLVVGGEISYARIYQDVVIILLSIAALIFVLSLFFLDRFALPFQRVNKRLDQFIKDSMHEINTPLSIINVNIDLYHRSNPSNKYLKRIKAATKTLATLYNDMDYLIKNERLAFEYERINLSRYLQERIDYFAEVAALKNITLEPYIDEEVGILFNPTQLQRIIDNNLSNAIKYSREEGKIDIFLLNMDDRCVMSFKDYGVGIEDVNRIFERYYRENRDKGGFGIGLNIVKSIIDKAGIELQIDSIYGKGSTFSYTFYPPICTLL; this is encoded by the coding sequence TTGAACGATAATCGCTACGCCCTTAAAAATGCTTTTTTGTATACGATGCTGGTAGCAGTATTATTACTGGTTCCTACCTACTTGTATGTCACCTACATGAAATATGTGTATGAAATTCAGTATGAATTTAAGCTCAAACGTCAATCGCATTTGATTCTCCGTTCGATGGAAGAGTTTGATCCTAAAGAGAAACAAGCGTTTGATTACCCGAGGTTCCGTTCGTTTCAATCAGGGTTGTATGATCTCCATTTTAAGCCGATTTTTACCCTAATTCAATCCGAAGTAGGTATTCAAAAAACGGGATATCATATCCAGAACGGATATGCGTCTTTGGTGGTGGCTCTTCCTGAACGGCGATATTTTGATGCATCGTATTTAGTGGTAGGAGGGGAGATTTCGTATGCACGCATTTATCAGGATGTGGTCATTATCCTCCTCTCCATCGCTGCGCTGATCTTTGTCCTCTCGCTTTTCTTTTTGGATCGTTTTGCCTTGCCGTTTCAGAGAGTCAACAAACGGCTCGATCAGTTTATCAAAGATTCGATGCATGAGATCAATACGCCGCTTTCCATTATCAATGTCAATATCGATCTTTATCATCGATCCAATCCGAGTAATAAATACCTTAAGCGGATTAAGGCGGCAACGAAAACCCTTGCTACCCTTTATAACGATATGGACTATTTGATTAAAAACGAACGCTTGGCTTTTGAATATGAACGCATTAATCTTAGCCGCTATTTGCAAGAGAGGATTGATTATTTTGCTGAAGTTGCCGCTTTGAAAAATATTACATTAGAACCGTATATCGATGAAGAGGTAGGAATTTTATTCAATCCCACACAGCTTCAGCGGATTATCGACAATAATCTTTCCAATGCGATTAAATATTCGCGGGAAGAGGGGAAAATCGATATCTTTTTACTGAATATGGATGATCGATGTGTCATGAGTTTTAAAGATTATGGTGTCGGAATCGAAGATGTGAACCGTATTTTTGAGCGTTATTATCGTGAAAATCGTGATAAAGGGGGATTTGGGATAGGGCTTAATATCGTCAAATCGATTATCGATAAAGCGGGAATTGAGCTTCAAATCGACTCAATCTACGGGAAAGGAAGTACCTTTTCGTATACTTTTTACCCGCCTATTTGCACTCTCCTTTAA
- the soxX gene encoding sulfur oxidation c-type cytochrome SoxX yields MRKVIMLGLATFLSAADLSQVIESPDATAILKKDALPAAKAYVMPEGCVSNDPKAIARGSYIFHNLNGKDAKENPPEGLTRLLPDGKEKQMGNCVACHNIEGAKGYGNIGPDLSKYKELYMDSGVRNAQFMYQKIADPRLDNPKSAMTVNLANGLMNEREVCDLISYITAVKK; encoded by the coding sequence ATGCGAAAAGTGATCATGCTCGGTCTTGCAACTTTTTTAAGTGCAGCCGATTTATCACAGGTAATTGAGAGCCCGGATGCGACGGCCATTTTGAAAAAAGATGCCCTTCCTGCAGCTAAAGCGTACGTCATGCCTGAGGGATGTGTCAGCAATGACCCTAAAGCGATTGCCCGTGGAAGCTATATTTTCCATAACCTAAACGGAAAAGATGCAAAAGAGAATCCGCCGGAGGGTTTAACTCGCCTTCTTCCTGATGGTAAAGAGAAACAAATGGGTAACTGTGTTGCCTGTCACAACATCGAAGGGGCCAAAGGGTACGGTAATATCGGCCCTGATTTGAGCAAGTACAAAGAACTTTACATGGATAGCGGCGTGCGTAATGCTCAATTTATGTACCAAAAAATTGCTGATCCTCGATTGGATAATCCAAAATCGGCTATGACGGTTAATTTGGCTAATGGTTTGATGAATGAGCGCGAAGTGTGCGATTTGATATCGTATATCACAGCAGTTAAAAAATAA
- the soxY gene encoding thiosulfate oxidation carrier protein SoxY, with product MERRSFLKGFGAAAACAMALPHVSSAAEEKKSGGPNEMNFETAVAAITGGKALVASAKVKMEAPEIAENGAVVPVKVSVESPMNAKDYVKAIHILASKNGNVRCANIYLTPANGEAFFGTRVKLGGTQDVVAIAEMSDGSFLSAKQNVKVTIGGCG from the coding sequence ATGGAAAGAAGATCATTTTTAAAAGGTTTTGGGGCAGCGGCGGCATGTGCGATGGCATTGCCTCATGTATCCAGTGCGGCAGAAGAGAAAAAATCGGGCGGTCCGAATGAGATGAATTTTGAGACGGCAGTTGCTGCGATTACCGGTGGTAAAGCATTGGTTGCTTCTGCAAAAGTCAAAATGGAAGCTCCTGAGATTGCGGAAAACGGTGCGGTTGTTCCGGTAAAAGTGAGCGTTGAGAGTCCAATGAACGCAAAAGATTACGTTAAAGCAATCCATATACTCGCGTCAAAAAATGGAAATGTCCGTTGTGCCAATATCTATTTGACCCCTGCAAACGGGGAAGCATTTTTCGGTACCCGTGTAAAACTCGGCGGGACTCAGGATGTGGTAGCGATCGCAGAGATGAGTGACGGGTCGTTCCTTAGCGCAAAACAAAATGTCAAAGTAACCATCGGCGGGTGTGGTTGA
- the soxZ gene encoding thiosulfate oxidation carrier complex protein SoxZ: protein MKTLIKIKPKDYKAGDVVKIDFMAMHPMETGMRKNKDTGVLIPAEYIDEVKFMFNDTLITKMVIWESLSVNPLMSISFKVPGAGTLKVIAKDNKGQSVESTTQITPKG, encoded by the coding sequence ATGAAAACACTGATTAAAATCAAACCGAAAGATTACAAAGCAGGCGATGTTGTAAAAATCGACTTTATGGCGATGCATCCGATGGAAACCGGTATGCGTAAAAACAAAGATACGGGAGTATTGATTCCGGCTGAATACATCGATGAAGTGAAGTTTATGTTCAACGATACGTTGATTACCAAAATGGTGATCTGGGAATCTCTCTCGGTGAACCCTCTTATGAGTATCAGCTTTAAAGTACCGGGTGCTGGAACACTCAAAGTTATTGCAAAAGATAACAAAGGTCAAAGCGTCGAGAGTACGACACAAATTACTCCAAAAGGATAA
- the soxA gene encoding sulfur oxidation c-type cytochrome SoxA: MRTLSITAALVCLALLGTVNAEEKLSMSDADKKMYAELLDNNPAEMDVAEGEQLFGELIGSAGYAKMLGVKEKDLPKYIAGFPRYVESAKRVVTLAHSIQMAAAANEKPVPKLESKEMVKISAYVKSLANGQKTNIDVKANKHMQEMMKLGQEVFEERRGGRGLSCNNCHSMDIIGQRLRMQPLPDLGAKETAAASTWPAYRMTQSQMVTLDKRMQQCMKNALLAELPLGSKEMVGLEVYVTNKSKGNTIAIPSVKR; this comes from the coding sequence ATGCGTACTTTATCTATCACGGCAGCGTTGGTGTGTTTAGCCCTTTTGGGAACAGTGAATGCGGAAGAAAAACTCAGTATGTCCGATGCGGACAAAAAAATGTACGCAGAGCTTTTGGATAATAATCCCGCAGAGATGGATGTAGCTGAGGGGGAACAACTCTTTGGTGAACTTATCGGGAGTGCCGGGTACGCTAAAATGTTAGGTGTTAAAGAGAAAGATCTTCCTAAATACATCGCAGGATTCCCACGTTACGTCGAGAGTGCTAAAAGAGTAGTGACGTTGGCACATAGTATCCAAATGGCGGCTGCGGCGAATGAAAAACCGGTACCGAAGCTTGAGAGCAAAGAGATGGTTAAAATATCTGCGTATGTCAAATCATTGGCGAACGGACAGAAAACCAATATTGATGTTAAAGCGAATAAACATATGCAAGAAATGATGAAACTTGGACAAGAAGTGTTTGAAGAGCGTCGCGGCGGTCGCGGTCTTTCATGCAACAATTGTCACAGTATGGATATCATCGGACAGCGTCTACGTATGCAGCCGTTACCGGATTTAGGGGCAAAAGAGACGGCAGCTGCAAGTACTTGGCCGGCATACCGCATGACCCAAAGTCAAATGGTGACGCTCGACAAACGGATGCAGCAATGTATGAAAAATGCCCTTTTAGCTGAACTTCCACTCGGTTCGAAAGAGATGGTTGGATTGGAAGTGTACGTCACCAACAAAAGCAAAGGGAATACTATCGCTATTCCAAGCGTAAAACGTTAA
- the soxB gene encoding thiosulfohydrolase SoxB, whose protein sequence is MDLSRRDFFHIAAALGIGVPAVASAAGGPKRADEVSLKDIYGFNAKGNVTLLHICDMHAHIKPLYWREPSTLISAPNLTGTPGFLCGESFLKHYGMQGKTLDAYFDTFMNFDALANKFGKMGGISHMKTLINHIKKERGADNVMLLDSGDTWQGTGVALKTGGEAIVKAQNYLGVDVMVGHWEFTYGKKRVKELIEMLNAKFVSQNVVGDDSFADDFEELIFEPYTIMERGGAKIGIIGQSFPFTSTANPKEFTQGWSFGLRLDTLQTYVDKLRKEEKVDCVVVLSHDGFSVDQEVARQVKGIDFILSGHTHDPSPRPTVINGTVIVIAGSHGKYVGRLDLDIQNHKVKGYEYKLIPVASNLIPADPEGEALVKELYSPYDSELSEVLGITKSTLFKRDTFHSTFDQLINDSIIDAMDSDISFTPGYRWGTTVLGGDKITMDDVYDMTAITYPNVYTFELTGLHIRTLLEDIADNVFNANPLYQQGGDMSRLGGVTYEIRVGAVSGKRITNIMVGGKPLNDTKVYKVSSWGGNLQNAGSNLKDSLTKPVYDVTAAYIRRQKNVNISGNSNVKLMDYDCGCPKKGSRGC, encoded by the coding sequence ATGGATTTATCACGAAGAGATTTTTTCCATATCGCTGCGGCGTTAGGGATCGGAGTACCTGCCGTTGCTTCTGCCGCGGGAGGTCCGAAACGTGCCGATGAGGTAAGCCTCAAAGATATTTATGGGTTCAATGCAAAAGGAAATGTGACGCTGCTTCATATCTGTGATATGCATGCCCACATTAAACCGCTGTATTGGAGAGAGCCTTCGACATTGATCTCTGCTCCTAATTTGACCGGAACTCCGGGATTTTTATGTGGAGAGTCATTTTTGAAACATTACGGGATGCAGGGTAAAACCTTGGATGCCTATTTCGACACGTTTATGAACTTTGATGCGTTAGCTAACAAGTTTGGGAAAATGGGGGGAATTTCGCACATGAAAACCCTCATCAACCATATCAAAAAAGAGCGCGGTGCGGACAATGTTATGCTTCTCGATTCTGGGGATACATGGCAAGGGACGGGCGTTGCCCTTAAAACCGGCGGTGAAGCGATCGTCAAAGCGCAAAACTACCTCGGTGTAGATGTCATGGTCGGTCACTGGGAATTTACGTACGGTAAAAAACGGGTAAAAGAGCTGATTGAGATGCTCAATGCCAAATTCGTTTCTCAAAACGTCGTCGGGGATGATTCGTTTGCCGATGATTTTGAGGAGCTGATTTTTGAACCTTATACCATTATGGAGCGAGGCGGTGCGAAGATCGGTATTATCGGTCAGTCGTTTCCGTTTACCTCTACGGCAAACCCAAAAGAGTTTACCCAAGGGTGGAGTTTCGGCTTACGTTTAGATACCCTTCAAACGTATGTGGATAAACTTCGTAAAGAGGAAAAAGTGGACTGTGTTGTGGTTCTTTCACACGACGGTTTCAGCGTTGACCAAGAGGTGGCTCGTCAGGTCAAAGGGATCGATTTCATCCTTAGCGGACACACGCACGATCCATCTCCACGTCCTACGGTAATCAATGGTACGGTGATCGTTATCGCCGGAAGTCACGGTAAATACGTCGGACGTCTCGATCTCGATATCCAAAACCATAAGGTCAAAGGGTACGAGTACAAACTGATTCCGGTTGCGTCGAATCTGATCCCTGCCGATCCTGAGGGGGAGGCGTTGGTTAAAGAACTTTATTCACCGTATGATTCCGAACTTTCCGAAGTGTTGGGGATTACCAAATCGACCTTGTTTAAACGTGATACCTTCCATTCGACGTTCGATCAGTTGATCAACGATTCGATTATCGACGCGATGGATTCGGATATCTCGTTTACTCCGGGATACCGATGGGGGACAACGGTTCTCGGCGGTGACAAGATCACAATGGACGATGTCTACGATATGACTGCAATTACCTATCCGAACGTCTATACGTTTGAGTTGACCGGCTTGCATATTCGTACATTGCTCGAAGATATCGCCGATAACGTCTTTAACGCCAATCCGCTTTATCAACAAGGAGGCGATATGAGCCGCTTGGGTGGAGTGACCTATGAGATTCGCGTGGGTGCTGTGAGCGGTAAACGTATCACGAACATCATGGTAGGTGGCAAACCTCTCAATGATACGAAAGTCTACAAAGTCTCTTCATGGGGAGGCAACCTGCAAAATGCAGGTTCAAACCTCAAAGATTCGTTGACTAAACCGGTCTACGATGTGACAGCGGCCTATATCCGCCGTCAGAAAAATGTCAACATCAGCGGTAACAGCAATGTCAAACTGATGGATTATGACTGCGGATGTCCGAAAAAAGGTTCACGTGGGTGTTAA
- a CDS encoding OprD family outer membrane porin, producing MKLVKLSMVAAATCVLATSAYALKSEDRTVKGNYQVEYTKAPDAVNSIGEMFTEGDVYGRLRSNMFWWDWDNENAAVQDNNMWGLGGSLVYKTGFYKGVGATVGFYGTVPMHPDNTLGSAVTNYGKAGKDTYHTRADGTEGAMGNFAEAYLEYKNGKSNVKIGRQGIDSIMLATNDTKMIPNTFEAAVIENKDIPDTSVRAAYIMSQKLRDHQSFHSVIAFEKYNENDDSGVHKGLTPTLISGAGEDVNPEMVLVTASNKSIPNLKLDAEYVALSGFVKTAIAEANYQIKLNDAWTLTPGVRYLKQMDDGAGAIGGASLSGAFKGNTTFAGAANGYTDPNNADGSIIMARLVAASGPLELSAGYSKVSDDADIIAMWRGFPTGGYTRSMAQVDWIANTKNWAVKAVYDFGKAGLVPGLLVAADYENMDFDDAKAFTSTFTDRNIFHVDATQTFKTLPNTEFKFRFATVDADPAYTSATVQGTVDNNSYNEYRFEINYLF from the coding sequence ATGAAATTAGTAAAACTTAGTATGGTAGCAGCAGCTACTTGTGTATTGGCAACGTCGGCGTATGCGCTTAAATCTGAAGATCGTACGGTTAAAGGGAACTATCAAGTTGAATACACCAAAGCACCGGATGCAGTAAACTCGATTGGTGAAATGTTTACCGAGGGTGATGTTTATGGACGTCTTCGTTCTAATATGTTTTGGTGGGATTGGGACAATGAAAATGCAGCAGTGCAAGATAACAATATGTGGGGTCTTGGCGGAAGCTTAGTGTATAAAACTGGTTTTTATAAAGGTGTAGGTGCGACAGTAGGATTTTATGGCACGGTTCCTATGCACCCGGATAATACATTGGGGAGTGCAGTGACCAACTATGGTAAAGCGGGTAAAGATACCTACCATACTCGTGCGGATGGAACCGAAGGGGCAATGGGCAATTTTGCCGAAGCTTATTTGGAATACAAAAATGGCAAAAGTAATGTTAAAATCGGTCGTCAAGGTATTGACAGTATTATGCTCGCAACGAATGATACTAAAATGATTCCAAACACTTTTGAAGCAGCAGTGATCGAAAATAAAGATATTCCTGACACATCCGTTCGTGCAGCTTATATCATGTCTCAAAAACTACGAGATCATCAAAGCTTTCATAGTGTAATCGCGTTTGAAAAATATAATGAAAATGATGATTCAGGGGTACATAAAGGATTAACACCTACTTTAATTAGTGGTGCGGGTGAAGATGTCAATCCTGAAATGGTGTTAGTAACGGCTTCTAATAAATCGATTCCGAATCTTAAACTTGATGCTGAATATGTTGCGTTAAGTGGATTTGTTAAAACGGCGATTGCTGAAGCAAATTATCAAATTAAACTAAATGATGCTTGGACATTAACCCCGGGTGTTCGATACTTGAAACAAATGGATGATGGTGCTGGCGCAATCGGTGGTGCATCATTGAGTGGTGCATTTAAAGGCAATACAACGTTTGCAGGTGCTGCTAATGGTTATACTGATCCAAATAATGCTGATGGTAGTATTATCATGGCACGTTTGGTTGCTGCAAGCGGTCCATTGGAACTTTCAGCTGGGTATTCAAAGGTTTCTGATGATGCTGATATCATTGCAATGTGGCGTGGATTCCCGACAGGCGGATATACCCGTTCAATGGCACAAGTGGATTGGATTGCAAATACTAAAAACTGGGCAGTAAAAGCCGTTTACGATTTTGGAAAAGCAGGATTGGTTCCAGGGTTATTAGTTGCAGCAGACTATGAAAATATGGATTTTGATGATGCTAAAGCATTTACATCAACGTTTACTGACCGAAATATTTTCCACGTTGATGCAACGCAAACGTTTAAAACACTCCCAAATACTGAGTTTAAATTTCGTTTTGCTACGGTTGATGCCGATCCAGCGTACACCAGTGCGACTGTTCAAGGCACTGTTGATAACAACTCATACAACGAATACCGTTTCGAAATTAACTACCTCTTCTAA
- a CDS encoding MBL fold metallo-hydrolase produces the protein MKTLLGTLFLAVTSLSAYDYSLKPVRITSDVHCFFGKPEIMDKTNNGNIVNSCYIDAGEGYVVVDTGPSYAYAHSAYKAMQKIKSLPVKLVINTHIHDDHWLGNNFFTDSGVRVLSSDDFKVNADMSIPTRMQTYISPEAYAKTKPTLPSEMISSDTNLTIGNQRLELKFAKHKAHTAKDLVVYLPKSKVLIAADLVFNDRLPSVRGGDINGWIAALDDLDKLGARHVVGGHGERTDKEAVKMTRDYFTQMRTEIRAAIAEGLSIDETIKKVSMDKYKKYKLYEGTHRHNVEASYRVLEWE, from the coding sequence ATGAAAACGTTGTTGGGAACTCTATTTTTAGCCGTCACGAGTTTGAGTGCGTATGATTACTCCCTCAAACCGGTACGGATTACTTCGGACGTTCACTGTTTTTTTGGAAAACCCGAAATAATGGATAAAACCAACAACGGCAACATCGTCAACAGCTGTTATATCGATGCAGGTGAGGGGTATGTCGTCGTTGACACCGGTCCCTCATATGCGTATGCCCACTCAGCTTACAAAGCGATGCAAAAAATTAAATCCCTCCCCGTTAAACTCGTGATCAATACCCATATTCATGATGACCATTGGCTTGGAAACAATTTCTTTACCGATAGCGGAGTTAGAGTTTTGAGTTCGGATGATTTCAAGGTGAATGCCGATATGAGCATCCCAACCCGAATGCAAACCTATATCTCTCCAGAGGCATACGCCAAAACCAAACCGACTTTACCGAGTGAGATGATCAGCAGCGATACCAATCTTACCATCGGGAATCAAAGGTTAGAACTCAAATTTGCGAAACACAAAGCCCATACGGCTAAAGATTTGGTGGTATATCTTCCAAAATCAAAGGTTCTGATTGCTGCTGATCTGGTCTTTAATGACCGACTCCCATCTGTACGAGGTGGAGATATCAATGGCTGGATAGCGGCATTGGATGATTTGGACAAATTGGGTGCTAGACATGTTGTCGGCGGACACGGAGAGCGTACCGACAAAGAGGCGGTGAAAATGACACGGGACTATTTCACGCAGATGCGTACCGAAATCCGCGCAGCGATTGCTGAGGGGCTCAGCATTGATGAGACGATTAAAAAAGTGAGTATGGATAAGTATAAAAAATACAAACTGTATGAAGGGACTCATCGTCATAATGTTGAAGCATCCTATCGGGTATTAGAATGGGAGTAA
- a CDS encoding DsrE family protein, with the protein MMKRLVFLGSLLSTLAFGDVRFAQPEPSIEKPREVVMGISLGDDESIHHGLSTANNVLKFYGPEKIHLRIVAYYHGIRTLLKSEKEIALRVRALQQYGVEFVACGNTMETKKISPDQLIPDVEIVSAGIAEVIERATEGAFYIQP; encoded by the coding sequence ATGATGAAACGATTAGTGTTTTTAGGGAGTTTGCTCTCGACGCTTGCTTTTGGAGATGTCCGTTTTGCACAACCCGAACCCTCGATCGAAAAACCGCGTGAAGTGGTAATGGGGATCAGTTTGGGAGATGATGAATCAATCCATCACGGTCTCAGTACGGCGAACAATGTCCTGAAATTTTACGGACCCGAAAAGATCCATCTGCGTATCGTTGCCTATTATCACGGTATCCGCACTCTGCTCAAAAGTGAAAAAGAGATTGCCCTGCGTGTACGGGCATTGCAGCAATACGGTGTCGAATTCGTCGCCTGCGGTAACACGATGGAGACAAAAAAGATTTCGCCTGATCAGTTAATTCCTGATGTCGAGATCGTCAGTGCCGGGATCGCTGAAGTGATCGAGCGCGCCACTGAGGGCGCATTTTATATTCAACCTTAG
- a CDS encoding DUF302 domain-containing protein — protein MKILLITILAGFLSLFGGDLHLFSVSNAEGKLNAGVVEKALEANGFVISANSEMNGPFKIQFGQSDFTQFNLLTAYHKTLSESLVKAHPDAGIFVPMGFGIYQRAGEKELHVSILTASAMAKIAGFKAAEFALIEKEALATLKKALPNAKVSMSETSLPSEGKLLSRYVKASSKESWASDKEETEMMIEDGLKPAGFVMSNFTDYNFALGEKSPFDFYDTYSICKLKVIYTVAKTRPEAAAFAPCTLMVYKKKDTNEIVMGFPGVYNWMSSARVSDADGKAVLMQAQKDFEAVLHSTVE, from the coding sequence ATGAAAATTCTACTCATAACTATCTTGGCGGGATTTTTGTCCCTTTTTGGCGGTGATTTACACTTATTCAGTGTTTCAAATGCGGAGGGCAAGTTAAATGCCGGAGTTGTTGAAAAAGCACTTGAAGCCAACGGTTTTGTCATTTCAGCCAACAGCGAAATGAACGGGCCGTTTAAAATCCAGTTCGGACAAAGTGATTTTACGCAGTTTAATCTTTTGACCGCGTACCATAAAACGCTTTCAGAGTCTTTGGTAAAAGCCCATCCCGATGCGGGGATTTTTGTCCCGATGGGATTTGGAATTTATCAACGCGCCGGGGAGAAAGAACTCCATGTTTCTATCCTAACTGCTTCAGCAATGGCAAAAATCGCAGGGTTTAAAGCTGCAGAGTTTGCATTGATCGAAAAAGAGGCATTGGCAACACTGAAGAAAGCGTTACCGAATGCGAAAGTATCCATGAGTGAAACATCGCTCCCCTCAGAAGGGAAACTTTTAAGCCGATACGTTAAAGCAAGCAGCAAAGAGAGTTGGGCGAGCGATAAAGAAGAGACGGAGATGATGATCGAAGACGGTTTGAAGCCGGCCGGATTTGTAATGTCCAATTTTACCGATTATAATTTTGCCCTCGGTGAAAAAAGTCCGTTTGATTTTTACGATACCTACTCGATTTGCAAATTAAAAGTTATCTATACGGTAGCGAAAACACGTCCTGAAGCTGCGGCATTCGCGCCGTGTACCTTGATGGTATACAAGAAAAAAGATACCAATGAAATCGTGATGGGATTCCCGGGTGTCTATAACTGGATGAGCAGTGCACGAGTCAGTGATGCTGATGGCAAAGCGGTATTAATGCAGGCTCAGAAAGACTTTGAAGCGGTTTTACACTCCACGGTAGAATAA
- a CDS encoding sensor domain-containing diguanylate cyclase: MIYRLVIFLSFYSLQVSASTPEVESGSLIYIMYIVSASVFAWMLFYIRTLNQRLKNESEALQKQIEISQNTEKYLRQIASVFHNSHEGIIITDPHMVILDVNEAYCDMSGYTHEKLIGTKPVILYSNRHAISFYAKMNESLEINGTWRGEVWDKKKSGEEYAKFLRIDSVHSQEGVIEGFVIIVSDITENKKEIEDLEHQANYDALTNLPNRSLFQNVAGQILAQSKRRNTKAIVAFLDLDGFKQINDQYGHTIGDSILKHVSRRLEKQMRQGDIIARLGGDEFVLLLSDINAISESRALLERILFAIKEPYVVNGFSLSIGASIGVAIFPDDKEDIELLIRDADIAMYHSKETGRNKISYFNVLRSPDAVEK; encoded by the coding sequence ATGATATATCGTTTAGTAATTTTTTTATCATTTTATAGCTTACAGGTATCTGCCTCAACCCCTGAGGTAGAGAGCGGTTCGCTGATATACATTATGTATATTGTGAGTGCCTCCGTTTTCGCTTGGATGCTTTTTTATATTCGTACTCTCAATCAACGCTTAAAAAATGAATCTGAAGCCCTTCAAAAACAGATTGAAATCTCTCAAAATACCGAAAAATATCTTCGACAGATCGCCAGTGTTTTCCATAACTCCCACGAAGGGATTATCATTACCGATCCGCACATGGTTATTCTTGATGTGAATGAAGCCTACTGTGATATGAGCGGATATACCCACGAAAAGCTTATCGGTACAAAACCGGTAATTCTCTATTCCAATCGGCATGCGATATCGTTTTATGCGAAAATGAATGAATCTCTTGAGATAAACGGTACTTGGCGCGGAGAGGTTTGGGATAAGAAAAAAAGCGGCGAGGAATATGCCAAATTCCTTCGAATCGACTCAGTACACAGTCAAGAAGGGGTGATTGAAGGATTTGTGATTATTGTCAGCGATATCACTGAAAATAAAAAAGAGATAGAAGATCTTGAACATCAGGCGAACTACGATGCGCTGACCAATCTTCCCAACCGCAGCTTATTCCAGAATGTTGCCGGACAAATTCTTGCACAGTCAAAACGTCGTAATACAAAAGCGATTGTCGCCTTTTTGGATCTTGACGGATTTAAACAAATCAATGACCAATACGGACATACGATAGGAGATAGTATCCTCAAACATGTCTCCAGACGTTTGGAAAAACAGATGCGGCAAGGTGATATTATTGCTCGGCTTGGAGGAGATGAATTCGTTTTACTCCTAAGTGATATCAATGCGATTTCCGAGTCTAGAGCTCTTTTGGAACGTATTCTCTTTGCAATCAAAGAGCCGTATGTGGTGAATGGATTCTCCCTTTCGATCGGTGCAAGTATCGGGGTGGCAATTTTTCCCGATGATAAGGAGGATATTGAGCTTCTGATTCGTGATGCCGACATCGCAATGTATCACTCCAAAGAGACCGGGAGAAATAAAATCTCCTATTTTAATGTTTTGAGAAGTCCCGATGCAGTCGAAAAATAA